The genomic window tgtcccctccctgtctcACAGAGCCCAGGGAATGCACAGGAGGCTGGTGAcccttttcctgcctccctctcccctccatgCACACCCAAAGTCCAACTTCTGGCAGCTCTAGCACTGGTACCCTTGGGAATGTCTAACAGCACCACGTCATTCAACACTGATTTATACAAGGATTTTGATCCTGACAATTCCCTGTAACACGGGGCTGTCACAGGGCAAGAGGTcacagctgctgttgctgttgaaGACTGTGAAAACCTCACACACCTGAGCTGAAAGAGTTGGaatgtttttcagctgttgaCCAGAGCAGAATATGCAAACCAGCCATgaccttccccagctcctgagtGGGACCCAGGGAGCTGAACCTGCATAGGTGCCTCAGGTCACCCTGCCTTGGAAAGCAGATTTAATGTGCCTCTCCTGCCTGGGAGGGGACTGGAGCCAGAGCCACTTtagctcctgcccagctcctgctgaggtGAGCGATGGCCAgtccagggcagcagggagggcagaggcTCCCTCGGAGCCACTGgtgtgcagcagtgccagggcctggctggggcGGCATTCGTGGCACCGCTGCCCCGTGTGTGACGTCCGTGTCTTCGTGGCCAGGCCTTAAGAGAACTGGGATGGGGTggatctgctgctgccagtgctggaaGAGCTCAAGGTCCAGGCAGACCTTGCCAGGTGCAGgtcctgggcacagcagggcctAGATTAAGCGCTCTTCGGGTGGCACCTTTAGGACACTGTCCATCTCCAGCCGAgctcctgccacctcctgctGGCTCGGGCTGTAGGTCCCCTCGGACTGGCGCCTCTTCCTTGCCGTGAGAATCATGAATATGAGACCAATactgaggagcagcacagagccacagGCTACAGGGACAGCTACTTCAATtagtggggaggggaagagagcaCCTGGAGTCcctttctgtaaaagaaattaatggagAAACAATGAAACTCCAGTGGTTACAATAACTGCAGTAACTGACCCAAATGGTCAGATTAGAGGGAAAAAGATTtttaggaaagcaaaagaaagcacTTTTTCACAGCAGGACAGCCCCTTAAGATGTAAATGCCAGTTTAGTCAGCATCTACAGTGGGAGTCTTTAAAGATGCCTTCTTATCAATATCAGACTAAAATACACAGGTGCCACTGGCAAAGTTGTGACCaatgttgcaaaaaaaaaaccaaaaaaaaccaaaaaacccccaaaaaaacccctttaaagTTAATGCAGAGTAATGTGAATTTTCAGTAACCCCAAAAAATTTCCCCAAGCAGGGGAATGATAGTAAGAAAAAGTTCAGCAATGGCTGTAATGGCAAAGCAGATAATTGATTTAGCTGTTAAATTTGGCTATGAAACAGAATTGAAGAACTTGCAGCAGGAAGAAGATGCTGAAGAGGTCAGGACACGGATGGGAGATGGAGATGATAAAAAGCCTAAgtactgaggagaaaaatgagaattcCCTAGATTCTGGTGGAATCAAGCATGGCATGGAAGACAACAATGTAACTAAAACAACTGTGGAATTTTTGTCATgaaagaaagctttaaaatgacagtaagtttaaaaataagatatttCTTATTGCTAACAAGCGTATTGGCCACCTTACagctaaaaccaaaataattcagGCTGGATTATTTACAGCTTTTGGATGCCATTTAGTCTGTGCTCATGTCACAAGGCAAAGAAGGAACCTTCCCAGGGAATCTGGAAGTCCTTCTGCCCTTTCCAAATGCCTGAAGTTCAGGTGGATTCCCTGAGCCTGCCCAAACCCGAGCACCATGCAGGGTTAGTTCCAGACCATGCAGGTTAGTCCAGTACCACGAGGGCCCAGCAGggcagcccctggagctgctgctgtgggaggagagagcaaagggagctcagctgagctccagctgtCCCTGGTGGCACCGAGCaccatccccagcccctccctgccccaccaggggcctggctgtgccagagggaaaggaaagagtgAAGAAAAGCAAGGGGAGGCGTGATGAAAATGAATACAAGGAATCCACAAGAAGTGTCTTGGGACAGAGGAGATAGAGATGCCTGAAGGAGTCTGTGCATGCAAACTGGAAATGTCAGGGTGACCTTGGCACGTGCATTACAGAGCCCTGGgtaacagcaacagcagcaaaccCCGCCTGGCACacagccctttccatgcagGATGGGTTAGTACATTCCCAGGTTACCCAACAAGCTGCCTATCCATGCAACAGCTTCACAAAGAAAGCTGGGGTATGGATCCCTTCTGCCCCCTAGGAAGGATCCCAGCCCCCTCCTGAGCACTTGGACTATGCACACGGGGGCAGCTTGTCTGGGCCAGGGCAGTGGCGGCTCAGGGACAGGACTCAGCTTTTTCACATAGACCTGAACCACTCTTGGCCTGACTTTATCCAACTTCCCTTCTCCAAATATCCATTTCTACTCAGATGATCTTTGGAAAGGGAAAGTGCTTTGTAACTCTTATCCAAGATAAAACACCAAATGAAATTCCATTCTCCGAGAACCTGGGCCAACTGCAGGAGTTGGATTACTGTGCAAAGAATTGTGAAATCTATAGAAATGTGCAGAGACAGCCCCGAAAGCCATATGGCAGCACATGCAGATACTGAGGAGTATTTACTGCAGTTGTTTGTATGCTGAAGACCAataagcagcagcactgcagagaaagaAGCATTCAGGATTCCCTAACTGTGCTCTAGGCAGGACACGAGCAGGGACAGCCTCAGCAGTACCCCGGAGCCCCAGGCTCAGAGtggagggacaggcaggagccCCGGCGCGGGCAGTGCTTACGTTGATGTCGCAGCGCTCGCCGGTGTAGCTGGCGCTGCACACGCACTCGTATCTGTTCTCGGAGTCCTGGCACGTGCCCCCGTTCTGGCACGGGTTCGGGTCACACTCGTTTATGTTGATTTGacagctggaaaggaagagTGTATTAGAATTGTCACATATATTCTTGTGCCATAGAACACAAGATCATCCATCtaaaaaagcctctttttttgaaaaatgcctgttgcagcttttccaggtgCTTTCTCCGGAGTCAAACAACATGAAGTTCTCCCCCTTTCACACCAACCCTCCCGCTGTGGTTTCTGTGGGACTGAGGCCACCACAGGTCTCCAGCACAGGTAGTGTGCTTGAAAAAACTTGGAAGCAGTTCTCGCTGCAAAAACTGGTGTTGGCAGGTAGATGATCTAAAGCCTCCCTCTGTTCCAAGCAACAGCTCGTGTTCCCTTTAGGAGCAGCTGTTTGACTGCACAAGGACATGGAGGAGGATGAAGCAgtggccctgctctgccacccaCTGAGATGAGGACCGGAGCACTGGCTCCCTGGCAGCCATCCCAAAGCAGCACTTACTTCCTTCCCGTGAAGCCAGGCCTGCAGGAGCAGTTGGCTCCCCAGCTCTCAGTGACGCACCTGCCGCCGTTCAGGCAGGTGAAGTTCTTGCCACACTGCTGAGGGGGGAACGGCCACCTGGGGGGAGCAAGGGACAGCCTTTAGCACACTCAGGTTTTGGGGAAGGGCAGTGTTCTGGGGCTCATGGGGAATGGGGCTGGCGAGGGTCATAAACACAGTCATTGGTATTTCTAGGAGGGAGTTTGACACAAGTGGAGAAGAGAACAGTCTCAGAAATCATCCCTAATATCAGAGTATTCCTCGGATCATGCCCAGGGAACAGACAGGAGCTCTATCACCACTCGGACTTTTCTCAGACAGGCCTGTTCTTGCTAATGAAAATAtaggcagggacaggagagtGCTGGAACAGTACAGCCAAGCCCCAGGAACGATAATGCCAGTACCAGGTGACTGTCTGCAGCAGAATGCAGCAGGAACAACAGGAACATCATCCTGAATAGATCAGATAACTGAAGCTCAACCATGTCAGTATTTAATTTCATGTTCCATTTGAACTGGCacaaattgttttgttttaggaCTATGGCAGAGGGGAGTCAAGTCCCAGAGAAGATGGACTTCTTGGAGAGTGCTAGAGGGAAATGACAACAGGCCAGAGTACATGCCCTTCAAACACCTCTGAAATGTAGCATGGGGATAACCCACATCAAAAAGAAGGAGCCTTATCCTGTACGAGGCTGAGCCCCTGGCAGTGAGGGTTTGGACCTGGACAGCACCTTCCAAGTCACAGTAGAATTTAGATGCTTTACCTATCAGATGCTTGCAATGAAAAATTTTCCCAAAGTGTCCCAAAGTAAAAGTCCAGTTTATGTGGGCCTCCTCTGCCCCCTGTATCAAAGCAGCCCTGGCACTTACTCGCAGCGAGGTCCGGAGTACTGAGGGGGGCACTTGCAGGAGTATCCGTAAACGTCATCGATGCAGGTGGCTCCGTTCAGGCACTGGTGCCGCACGCAGTCGTCCACGTTGATGTCGCACCTCTTCCCGATGAAGCCCCGGAAGCACTCGCACTGGAAGTCTGCCACGGCATCCACGCAGTCCCCGTGGAcacaggggctgggctggcagtcGTCGATGTTGGCCTCGCAGCGCTGCCCCGCCCAGCccgtgctgcagctgcagcggAAGGAGTTGAACAGGTCCTCGCAGGTGCCGGCGTTGAGGCAGGGGCTGGAAGCGCACACGTCGGCCCCGGAGCAGCCCAGCTGGACACTGCCCGGGCTGGCCCGCTGGAACTGCTCGGGCTGTGGGTACGGCCGGTGGGCCGGGAAGGCCAGGAAGATGCCCCCGATCTGCACCCGGCCCAGGCAGCCGGTGAAATTTTCAGCCAGAACGACCAACGCGTTGTTCTTGAGGAAGTCCAAGTTGCCGGCGCTCCCCTGCAGAGTGACGTTCACTGACCCATCCAAGCAGAGCAGCCACCGGGAGGAGAGTGCGGCCGGCTCCTCCATGGACACGGAGATGCTGTGCCAGGCCCCGTCTGTGACGGGCTGTGGGCTCAGGAAGCTGACACCCTCGATGCTGTTCCCGCTCCTGATGTCAACAAGCAGGGAGGAATTCTTAATGGCTACCTGGAGGGAATCCACCTCTTCCACAGCCCGAAGCAAAACAGCATCTTCATCCCTGGTTCTGAAGTCCATGTGGAGGCTACTCAGAGTTCTGGTCACTGATGTGTTGGTGGTAAATTCTATGGCAGCATAACTATTAAATGTTGCATTAGCCAGACCTATAAATAAAGGGGGAGAGCATGAGGTATTTCAAAGACAGTTGGTGTCCTGTTTGAGACAGACCAGTGGCACACCCCTGGCAGGTTCTCTCCCTAAGAACCCCTGAGCTTAGTGTGAGCAGGATTACAGGCGAGCTGCTGGCAGCCTTAAAGCTCTTCCTGTTTACAATTGCACCTCCTGTAATAATATCCAGCTCTTAGGCAGCAATTTTTACTCCTCAGCTGTGCTCGGTCACACCTGGGGGCAAGCCCACAGAgcccctgctgcctgcagcagtgtgTACCTGGGCACCACTCTGTGTCCTTCTTGCAGCATGTGTTCGTATTGTTTTCAACAGCACAAACTGGGAATATTGATTATAGACAGGGAACGTGGGGGATTTTACCAACACGCAAGCAGGAGAACGGAACTTACACACATATCCTGCCACAACATCTATGCAGGTGGTGGCTTCAGGACATGGGTCACTTTCACACCAGACTTTCTCTTCACAAAATTTCCCAGTGAAATTTGCTGGACAGCTGCAATGGAAATCATTCCAAGTGACAATGCATCTGCCACCATTCTGACATGGCtcagactgaaaaacaaaacaggggaATTTAGGGGCAGAGTAATTCATCTAGAGGTCTAAGAGAGTTTGGTAGAATTGTGACAATGCAGACAAGCACGAGCAGCATTTGAatcagagagaagggaaatggaacTCAAGAGCAGTGAGGGAGGCACGAGGGTCTCTGTACAAGAaattcctgagctgctgctgccccctgTGCACAGCACTGACCAACAGGAACTCCAGCAATTTGGcaaaaaacaaggcagaaaagcaCAGGTGAGGTGCAGATGAAACAAACTGTGATGCTCCCAAGAAGCTCACAAAGTTCTGTCACCAGGACACCCCTAACACCATGGGTGTGACAATACTTCAGAGCACCATAAGCAAGAAGGGCAAGATAGGCGGTATGGCCTCCCCATCACCAGGTGTGGCATAGAGGAGAGCCAGGCTCTGGTCCAAGGGAACAGGGAgacagctccttcagctgctcctgctgaagtGGCAGATTCCTGGGAAGAGGTTGTGCAATTGGAACAGGATGAGGGGAGGAGCTGGCAAAGTTACAGGTTAGGGAGGGGAGTCTGGAACCTATGTGGGCTCAACAAAGTGGAGATGGGCAGCACAAAAGCCACTGCCCAAGTTCTGAAACCACAAAAACTACAGGGGAGCTtaagaaaattcagtgtttaaatCACATGTAGCATATTGAGTGAGGTGAGAGCACAAAGAACCATGTGTTGCTCAATACATCAAAAAAACTTCTCTTTCTGGTATCAGCAACAGTCAAACTTCTGTGTAATCACAGAACTACAATAAACCCCTGTACATACAGAGACAAACAAGACACAGCACATACCTTGCAGGTATCATCAGAGATGCAGCCATTCACAAGATTTCCAGTCTGAGTCCTATTGAGTTCCTCTGGCAGACTGTCATTCTCCACCTGGAAAAACTGTATCTGGTGGCTGTTGAGTTGGATGTCCTGCAAACAGCCCTTGAAATAGCCCCCCCACAGCTCAGCACTTTCGGGGTTTGGGTGCCCCCCAATAAACACTTCCGAGCCAGCTACCAGGGCTTGTGCTGGCAGTGTCCCCAGCTCCACGTGTGTGTCTGACTGCAGGGCACCAACAGAGCCTCCCTGGAAGGACAGGGCTACCAAATGCCTTCTCCCATCAGCCACATTCCCTGGGAAGGTCACAGTGTCCGTGGGTGACATCTCTATGCTCAGCTGGCCATCCCTCAGGTACAGGGTGAGGCAGGGGCCTGTCCCATTGCAGATCTGCAGTAACAAACCGTCGGGCTTCCGGCTCCgcaggaaaaaggagaggtTGAAGTCTGCACCAAGGCTGTCAGAAAGGGTGAAAGAGGCAAAGCTGGTGGAATTCTCTAAGCCAAATGTTGCTGCTGGGTGCTCTGGAAGACAAAAGAAACAGCCATCAGCTCAGAGATAAAGGGAGTGCAGCTCCTTAGGAATGGGGTAAATGTTTCTTCTCAGCGTTTTCTACGTGTGCCAGGGTAACAGTGCTCCTCCTCACAGGTCTCTGAAACTAAGAGGTAGGTGAATGTGTCCTTGCTTCCTCTGGAGGGCACAAATTCAAGCACCCAAGTAGCATGAGACTGAAATACAGGTCTAGCGGAGCCCTTGCCAATCCAGCAGATTTACTCAAGGTCTTTTGAGATACAgagttgcttttaaaatttgtaaattTGGTAACAGCAGCACATGCCATATTTAGGGCTCCGAAgtgttggagaaaaaaaacccaatactAACACAAGCCTTGCAGGagcaaaaaatgcaaatagatATGATTTTAACTCAAAATTGTCAAAGAGCTTCCTTTAACACTTTATTCTTTATCTATAAAGTGATACATTCCTATTCATCCTCAACTCAGAAGCTCAGGATCAACTTTTCACAGTAAAACAacttccctgctcccctgcatTCACACAGATCTGTTACAAAGGTGAAGTCAGAGCTTCTGGCTCAAGCAGGAATAACCTGCACCACAAAACTGACAGTCATTCCTGCAGGAGcaagtgacaggaaaaggatCAATGAGAATTTTATTCACAGaggcttttgttttatttccccccCCCGGTCAAGTAGAAGGTACTGTTTCCTGAGCTAACGTCCAAGCTTCTCCAGTACCTGTGGAGCTGGCAGGTGTCAATCCCATGGCACTTACCATACGAGCAAGCTGGGCCTCCGTAGGGCCTGGCACAGTCACACCTGAAGGTGGCCCAAAGGTCCACACAGAGCCCTCCgtggaagcagggctgggagaggcaccACTCAGTGCGGTCACAGCCCGGCTTCACTGGGGACTTCTCCCCCAGCGGCAGATCCGCCGGCAGCATGGCCTCAGTGTCCACCTGCAAGTCTTCCAAGCAGCCCACAAAGCCTTGCTGGCTCCGTGTGTTGTTGGCCATTGGATCCTCAGCACCTCCAATATACAGATTCAG from Corvus moneduloides isolate bCorMon1 chromosome 21, bCorMon1.pri, whole genome shotgun sequence includes these protein-coding regions:
- the CRB2 gene encoding protein crumbs homolog 2 isoform X6 — its product is MGTNCELLYDACIKHDCPAHMTCTRTPGLLEYECVCMPGSAGADCDSVDECESSPCTDPRFECVDSTMGYTCRCQPGPNGEGCQTESSVCSSRPCLNNGTCVEAPGGYRCLCQPGFSGAACGDDIDECASGPCRNGAICRDRAGEYSCFCVPGFQGSNCEIDIDECASRPCRNHGTCLNHMDHYECRCAPGYTGVNCDAEIDECASDPCQNGALCNDHVGFYTCTCAAGYQGTQCEMDINECESQPCQNNGTCHDLINSYRCECSDTGFEGAHCELDILECASDPCRNSATCLEGTKGYSCACWPGYTGQDCEEDVDECVTEPCHNGGLCLERSNPAHYGTQPHFPSNFSYSQAAGFLCQCQPGFTGETCFTNINECESQPCQNGGLCHDLVNGFLCQCLPGYSGVECAVNINECEEGPCKNGAVCEDGIADYSCHCAPGQDGITWGGKNCSVQLTGCQTHDCQNEALCIPTYQAESHGYLCQCQPGFYDATCSTPTTFSFASRGYLLVELPENSESRRGAGAASVSLRFRTTLPSAVLFYRGREAEYLFLELLDGILHAELKREDVGYSLLLEGLRVDDGQWHKVEVVVHSTVQLKLWHGSCEAGVCLQSSPVPPGTALIPQAFLNLYIGGAEDPMANNTRSQQGFVGCLEDLQVDTEAMLPADLPLGEKSPVKPGCDRTEWCLSQPCFHGGLCVDLWATFRCDCARPYGGPACSYEHPAATFGLENSTSFASFTLSDSLGADFNLSFFLRSRKPDGLLLQICNGTGPCLTLYLRDGQLSIEMSPTDTVTFPGNVADGRRHLVALSFQGGSVGALQSDTHVELGTLPAQALVAGSEVFIGGHPNPESAELWGGYFKGCLQDIQLNSHQIQFFQVENDSLPEELNRTQTGNLVNGCISDDTCKSEPCQNGGRCIVTWNDFHCSCPANFTGKFCEEKVWCESDPCPEATTCIDVVAGYVCLANATFNSYAAIEFTTNTSVTRTLSSLHMDFRTRDEDAVLLRAVEEVDSLQVAIKNSSLLVDIRSGNSIEGVSFLSPQPVTDGAWHSISVSMEEPAALSSRWLLCLDGSVNVTLQGSAGNLDFLKNNALVVLAENFTGCLGRVQIGGIFLAFPAHRPYPQPEQFQRASPGSVQLGCSGADVCASSPCLNAGTCEDLFNSFRCSCSTGWAGQRCEANIDDCQPSPCVHGDCVDAVADFQCECFRGFIGKRCDINVDDCVRHQCLNGATCIDDVYGYSCKCPPQYSGPRCEWPFPPQQCGKNFTCLNGGRCVTESWGANCSCRPGFTGRNCQININECDPNPCQNGGTCQDSENRYECVCSASYTGERCDINKGTPGALFPSPLIEVAVPVACGSVLLLSIGLIFMILTARKRRQSEGTYSPSQQEVAGARLEMDSVLKVPPEERLI
- the CRB2 gene encoding protein crumbs homolog 2 isoform X5; translated protein: MGDSPGTSYSESDSGCSSSPCENGGSCKDLEVGYQCTCPVEPVAYMGTNCELLYDACIKHDCPAHMTCTRTPGLLEYECVCMPGSAGADCDSVDECESSPCTDPRFECVDSTMGYTCRCQPGPNGEGCQTESSVCSSRPCLNNGTCVEAPGGYRCLCQPGFSGAACGDDIDECASGPCRNGAICRDRAGEYSCFCVPGFQGSNCEIDIDECASRPCRNHGTCLNHMDHYECRCAPGYTGVNCDAEIDECASDPCQNGALCNDHVGFYTCTCAAGYQGTQCEMDINECESQPCQNNGTCHDLINSYRCECSDTGFEGAHCELDILECASDPCRNSATCLEGTKGYSCACWPGYTGQDCEEDVDECVTEPCHNGGLCLERSNPAHYGTQPHFPSNFSYSQAAGFLCQCQPGFTGETCFTNINECESQPCQNGGLCHDLVNGFLCQCLPGYSGVECAVNINECEEGPCKNGAVCEDGIADYSCHCAPGQDGITWGGKNCSVQLTGCQTHDCQNEALCIPTYQAESHGYLCQCQPGFYDATCSTPTTFSFASRGYLLVELPENSESRRGAGAASVSLRFRTTLPSAVLFYRGREAEYLFLELLDGILHAELKREDVGYSLLLEGLRVDDGQWHKVEVVVHSTVQLKLWHGSCEAGVCLQSSPVPPGTALIPQAFLNLYIGGAEDPMANNTRSQQGFVGCLEDLQVDTEAMLPADLPLGEKSPVKPGCDRTEWCLSQPCFHGGLCVDLWATFRCDCARPYGGPACSYEHPAATFGLENSTSFASFTLSDSLGADFNLSFFLRSRKPDGLLLQICNGTGPCLTLYLRDGQLSIEMSPTDTVTFPGNVADGRRHLVALSFQGGSVGALQSDTHVELGTLPAQALVAGSEVFIGGHPNPESAELWGGYFKGCLQDIQLNSHQIQFFQVENDSLPEELNRTQTGNLVNGCISDDTCKSEPCQNGGRCIVTWNDFHCSCPANFTGKFCEEKVWCESDPCPEATTCIDVVAGYVCLANATFNSYAAIEFTTNTSVTRTLSSLHMDFRTRDEDAVLLRAVEEVDSLQVAIKNSSLLVDIRSGNSIEGVSFLSPQPVTDGAWHSISVSMEEPAALSSRWLLCLDGSVNVTLQGSAGNLDFLKNNALVVLAENFTGCLGRVQIGGIFLAFPAHRPYPQPEQFQRASPGSVQLGCSGADVCASSPCLNAGTCEDLFNSFRCSCSTGWAGQRCEANIDDCQPSPCVHGDCVDAVADFQCECFRGFIGKRCDINVDDCVRHQCLNGATCIDDVYGYSCKCPPQYSGPRCEWPFPPQQCGKNFTCLNGGRCVTESWGANCSCRPGFTGRNCQININECDPNPCQNGGTCQDSENRYECVCSASYTGERCDINKGTPGALFPSPLIEVAVPVACGSVLLLSIGLIFMILTARKRRQSEGTYSPSQQEVAGARLEMDSVLKVPPEERLI